The following are encoded together in the Lentimicrobiaceae bacterium genome:
- a CDS encoding co-chaperone GroES — MNIKPLADRVLVKPAEAEQKTAGGIIIPDTAKEKPQKGEVVAVGNGKKDEPLTVKVGDTVLYGKYSGTELNYNGEDYLMMRESDILAII; from the coding sequence ATTAACATTAAACCATTAGCAGACCGTGTTTTAGTTAAACCGGCAGAAGCAGAACAAAAAACAGCAGGCGGTATTATTATTCCCGACACAGCTAAAGAAAAACCACAAAAAGGAGAAGTTGTCGCAGTAGGTAACGGCAAAAAAGATGAACCACTTACTGTAAAGGTAGGCGATACCGTATTGTATGGAAAATATTCGGGAACCGAATTGAATTATAACGGTGAAGATTATCTTATGATGAGAGAAAGTGATATTTTAGCAATTATCTAA
- the secG gene encoding preprotein translocase subunit SecG, which translates to MNAYVFIAILILIAAVLTILVVLVQNSKGGGLASNFSSSNQYMGVRKTTDFLEKFTWGTAIVILALSLISVVAIPRGVRHNIEADTELRQVIDENAVPIQDYQPIPTEE; encoded by the coding sequence ATGAACGCATACGTTTTTATAGCAATTTTAATTCTTATAGCAGCAGTGCTAACTATATTGGTAGTGTTGGTGCAAAACTCAAAAGGTGGAGGTTTGGCTTCTAATTTTTCTTCGTCAAATCAGTACATGGGAGTTAGAAAAACCACCGACTTCTTAGAAAAATTTACTTGGGGAACTGCAATAGTCATTTTGGCATTATCATTGATTTCTGTTGTAGCTATACCACGTGGTGTAAGACACAACATCGAAGCTGATACAGAGTTGAGACAAGTTATTGACGAAAATGCAGTGCCTATTCAAGATTATCAGCCAATTCCGACAGAAGAATAA
- a CDS encoding tetratricopeptide repeat protein — MENNITIAHLTRYIRQPESMDRLVVNELWKVIRKYPSFQLARVLLAKNLLNTKHKAYPLSLKLASAYASDRAMLKKFLEEKPLVNQSVSHSRDAYYNNKEVDTQNVEVTKTEQTDIDVIDEKPETISQKETTNEQLNKLVNRIRIKLSENSPENINSSTELDEQYTDTQDEQDEIYSQQDLIDAFISNQPSIKPKKGDFFRPYNVAKQSDTKPDDLVSEALAEIYKNQGHFDKAIEIYEKLILLNPEKSVYFANQIKEIQKSQNFIT, encoded by the coding sequence ATGGAAAACAATATAACAATAGCACATTTAACAAGGTATATCCGGCAACCCGAAAGCATGGACAGGTTGGTTGTTAATGAGTTATGGAAGGTTATTCGCAAATATCCGTCGTTTCAGTTGGCTAGAGTTTTACTTGCAAAAAATCTGCTCAATACCAAACATAAGGCTTATCCGCTTTCGCTAAAATTAGCTTCGGCATATGCTTCGGATAGAGCGATGCTAAAAAAATTTTTAGAAGAAAAACCTTTGGTGAATCAAAGTGTGAGCCATAGTCGAGATGCTTACTATAATAATAAGGAAGTAGATACCCAAAATGTTGAAGTAACCAAAACCGAGCAAACAGATATTGATGTCATTGATGAGAAACCCGAAACAATTTCTCAAAAAGAAACAACCAATGAGCAGTTAAATAAACTAGTAAATAGAATTAGAATAAAACTGTCGGAAAATTCACCAGAAAATATAAATTCATCGACTGAACTAGATGAACAATACACCGATACTCAAGATGAGCAAGATGAAATATATAGTCAGCAAGACTTAATAGATGCCTTTATTAGCAATCAGCCCAGCATAAAACCCAAAAAAGGGGACTTCTTTAGACCATACAATGTTGCCAAACAAAGCGATACTAAACCCGACGATTTGGTGTCGGAAGCTTTGGCTGAAATATATAAAAATCAAGGGCATTTTGATAAGGCAATTGAAATTTACGAAAAATTAATTTTGCTTAATCCGGAAAAAAGTGTTTACTTTGCAAACCAAATTAAAGAAATACAAAAAAGTCAAAATTTTATAACATGA
- a CDS encoding LptE family protein produces MSRTFRQYCKISCFGLITVITSFLYVSCGVYSFTGASISPDVKTISIDYFQNKSRMVNPTLSRVFTEALRDKFVNQSTLSLVNNNGDLTLEGEITDYNLEPVAVTSDQRASMQRLRINVRVRFVNTKDEKQNFEQSFSRYADFDSRLQLSQVENALIETINEELTDDIFNRAVVNW; encoded by the coding sequence ATGAGTCGTACATTCAGACAATACTGCAAAATATCGTGTTTCGGATTGATAACCGTAATTACTTCGTTTTTGTACGTCTCGTGTGGTGTATATTCATTTACCGGAGCAAGTATTAGTCCTGATGTTAAAACTATAAGTATAGATTATTTTCAAAATAAATCTCGAATGGTAAATCCGACCTTGAGTAGGGTATTTACCGAAGCACTTAGAGATAAATTTGTAAATCAATCGACTTTATCTTTGGTAAACAACAACGGCGACCTTACTCTCGAGGGCGAAATAACCGACTATAACCTCGAACCTGTTGCTGTTACAAGCGATCAAAGAGCTTCTATGCAAAGACTCAGAATAAACGTTAGAGTCAGGTTTGTTAATACAAAAGACGAAAAACAAAATTTTGAGCAATCTTTTAGCCGCTATGCAGACTTCGATTCAAGATTACAACTATCGCAGGTAGAAAACGCATTGATTGAAACTATTAATGAAGAACTTACCGACGATATATTTAACAGAGCCGTAGTAAATTGGTAA
- a CDS encoding sigma-54 dependent transcriptional regulator — protein sequence MDVQAIKLRFGIIGNSPLLNNAIDVAAQVAATDLSVLVTGESGVGKEVFPQIIHHLSTRKHGRYIAVNCGAIPEGTIDSELFGHEKGSFTGATDARKGYFEVADGGTIFLDEVAELPLSTQVRLLRVLESGEFLRVGSSKPQKTDVRVVAATNINVNEAVETGKFRQDLYYRLSSVPIHIPPLRKRKEDIHLIFRKFASDFAEKYRMPTIELDEQAVEMLTNYRWPGNVRQLKNITEQISIIEKNRNINAETLQKYLPQDNQFLPTLVDKKSASELGEREILYKILFDMRKDISDLKKVVSYLSQDNYPKSIDEISDLVTKDHFTQNIPETNNINIVVPVDNQYVEEFQPTEVLEESLQLQHNEKELIKRALAKNNGKRRVAAKELGISERTLYRKIKEYNL from the coding sequence ATGGACGTACAAGCTATTAAATTAAGGTTTGGGATAATAGGCAACTCGCCTCTGTTAAACAATGCTATAGATGTAGCTGCGCAAGTAGCTGCAACCGATTTAAGCGTTTTGGTAACAGGCGAAAGCGGTGTGGGTAAAGAAGTGTTTCCTCAAATAATACATCACCTAAGTACCCGTAAGCATGGCAGATACATTGCTGTCAACTGTGGAGCAATTCCTGAAGGTACAATAGATTCGGAGCTTTTCGGACACGAAAAAGGATCGTTTACAGGTGCTACCGATGCTAGAAAAGGTTATTTTGAAGTTGCTGATGGCGGTACTATTTTTTTAGATGAAGTCGCCGAGCTGCCATTGTCAACGCAAGTTCGTTTGTTACGTGTGTTAGAATCGGGTGAGTTTTTAAGAGTTGGTTCTTCAAAACCGCAAAAAACCGATGTTAGAGTTGTTGCAGCTACAAATATTAACGTTAACGAAGCAGTAGAAACCGGGAAATTCAGACAAGATTTGTACTACCGTTTGAGTTCTGTGCCTATTCATATTCCTCCACTCAGAAAAAGAAAGGAAGATATTCATCTGATATTTAGGAAATTTGCTTCCGATTTTGCCGAAAAATACCGTATGCCAACTATTGAGCTCGATGAGCAAGCTGTTGAAATGCTTACCAATTACAGATGGCCCGGCAATGTCAGACAGTTGAAAAATATTACGGAACAAATTTCAATTATAGAGAAAAACAGAAATATTAACGCCGAAACACTTCAAAAATACTTACCTCAGGATAATCAGTTTCTGCCTACTTTAGTCGATAAAAAAAGCGCATCAGAGTTGGGAGAAAGAGAAATTTTGTACAAAATACTTTTCGATATGCGTAAAGATATTTCGGATCTGAAAAAAGTAGTTTCGTATCTATCGCAAGATAATTATCCCAAAAGTATTGACGAAATTTCAGACCTTGTAACTAAAGACCATTTTACGCAAAATATTCCCGAAACCAATAATATAAATATAGTTGTTCCTGTTGACAATCAATACGTAGAAGAATTTCAACCTACCGAAGTTTTGGAAGAAAGTCTTCAGCTACAACACAACGAAAAAGAACTGATAAAAAGAGCTTTGGCTAAAAATAACGGTAAAAGAAGAGTAGCAGCTAAAGAATTAGGAATTTCGGAACGAACACTTTATCGCAAAATTAAAGAATATAATTTGTAA
- the pheT gene encoding phenylalanine--tRNA ligase subunit beta, giving the protein MKVSLSWLKNYINIDKSAENISEFLTNCGLEVEKVESYETIKGGLKGLVVGEVLSVEKHPNADKLSCCKVNVGTEVLDIVCGAPNVANGQKVVVATVGTKLYPTDGEPFEIKKSKIRGEESYGMICAEDEVGIGSSHDGIMVLPAETQVGTLVADLYNITSDTVFDIAITPNRGDATSHLGTARDLYAVLKQNKSQENITFSVPEVKNFAIESKSKPISVEVQNPEACIRYSGILVDNVTVEESPQWLRDCLSAVGIRPHNNIVDITNYILMDLGQPLHAFDYDKISGNAVVVKKLEHDTPFVTLDEVERKLTSQDLMICSSSEPMCIAGVFGGIDSSITDKTTTVFIESACFDPVHIRKTARHHGLSTDASFRYERGTDPNITIYALKKAAMMMKEVAGGNIASEIIDVYPNPVQKHSITVTKQYIDNLIGVEIDMNDIVSILKSLDFEVELLGQDELKVLVPTAKVEVLQPADVVEEILRIYGYNNVPFYDKVSSSLSYGKKPDGDKLRTNISKYLSANGFVEVLNNSLTASKYYENNDSYPLSKCAKVLNAQSSEFNVMRQTLLYSVLENVAFNINRQNSDLMFFEFGNVYRFNADESEQDVEKKYWQNSNLAVLTTGNVLPTIWNNPHKQADFYHLKSFVEAIIKKSGIPLESLTQTDTESGIFAYGQTLSQRNDFLAHYGELDEKVLKNFGIKQKVFYAEINWQMVLSKAIYAKQSKITLSKYPIVERDLAFIIDKNIKYSDLENAAFKLIKKPLLKVILFDVYEGKQIADDKKSYALRFQFINEEKTFTDSEIDGYMDSLMNMYQKQYGAVIRK; this is encoded by the coding sequence ATGAAAGTATCATTATCTTGGCTTAAAAATTACATTAATATTGATAAAAGTGCTGAAAATATTTCGGAATTTCTTACCAATTGCGGTTTGGAAGTCGAAAAAGTTGAAAGCTACGAAACCATAAAAGGCGGTTTAAAAGGCTTAGTAGTTGGCGAGGTGTTGTCGGTAGAAAAACATCCCAACGCCGATAAGCTGAGCTGTTGTAAGGTAAACGTAGGAACCGAAGTTTTAGATATAGTTTGTGGAGCTCCAAATGTTGCTAACGGACAAAAAGTTGTTGTAGCAACTGTAGGCACAAAGCTTTATCCCACCGATGGTGAACCCTTTGAAATTAAAAAAAGTAAAATCAGGGGTGAAGAAAGTTACGGAATGATTTGTGCCGAAGATGAAGTTGGAATAGGTTCATCTCACGACGGTATTATGGTTTTGCCTGCTGAAACTCAAGTCGGCACTTTGGTAGCAGACTTGTACAATATCACTTCCGATACTGTTTTTGACATAGCAATTACGCCTAATAGGGGAGACGCTACTTCGCATCTTGGCACTGCTCGCGACTTGTACGCTGTTCTTAAACAAAACAAAAGTCAAGAAAACATAACTTTTTCGGTTCCCGAAGTCAAAAACTTTGCTATCGAAAGTAAGTCAAAGCCAATTTCTGTTGAGGTACAAAACCCCGAAGCTTGCATCAGATATTCTGGTATTTTAGTCGATAATGTTACTGTTGAAGAGTCGCCGCAGTGGCTTCGCGATTGCCTTTCGGCTGTGGGTATTCGTCCACACAACAACATTGTAGATATTACCAACTACATTCTGATGGATTTGGGACAACCCTTGCACGCATTCGACTATGACAAAATTTCCGGCAACGCCGTTGTGGTTAAAAAGTTAGAACATGATACACCTTTTGTAACCTTAGATGAAGTTGAACGCAAACTAACTTCGCAAGACCTTATGATATGCAGCAGTAGCGAACCTATGTGTATTGCAGGAGTGTTCGGCGGGATAGATTCATCGATTACTGATAAAACAACCACGGTATTTATCGAGAGTGCATGTTTCGATCCAGTTCATATCAGAAAAACAGCCAGACATCACGGTTTGTCAACCGATGCCTCTTTCAGATACGAAAGAGGAACCGACCCAAACATCACAATTTATGCTCTTAAAAAAGCGGCTATGATGATGAAAGAGGTCGCAGGCGGAAATATTGCATCTGAAATAATTGACGTTTATCCAAATCCGGTTCAAAAACATTCTATAACCGTTACAAAGCAGTATATCGACAATCTAATTGGTGTTGAAATAGATATGAATGATATTGTTTCAATTTTGAAATCCTTGGATTTTGAAGTGGAACTTCTCGGTCAAGATGAACTGAAAGTTTTAGTACCAACTGCAAAGGTCGAAGTTTTACAGCCTGCCGATGTTGTTGAAGAAATATTGCGAATATACGGCTACAACAATGTTCCGTTCTACGATAAAGTTTCAAGCTCTTTATCTTATGGCAAAAAACCCGATGGCGATAAATTACGCACCAATATATCGAAATATTTGAGTGCCAATGGTTTTGTAGAAGTTTTGAACAACTCTCTCACAGCTTCAAAGTATTACGAAAATAACGACAGCTATCCTTTGAGCAAATGCGCAAAAGTTTTAAATGCTCAAAGCTCAGAGTTTAACGTAATGCGTCAAACATTGCTTTATTCGGTTTTAGAAAATGTTGCTTTCAATATAAATAGGCAAAATTCAGACCTAATGTTTTTCGAGTTTGGAAACGTCTATAGATTTAATGCCGATGAGAGCGAACAAGATGTTGAAAAAAAATATTGGCAAAACTCAAATCTTGCGGTCTTAACTACAGGCAACGTGCTTCCAACCATTTGGAATAATCCTCACAAGCAGGCAGATTTTTATCACTTAAAATCATTTGTAGAAGCTATAATAAAAAAATCGGGCATACCTTTAGAAAGTTTAACACAAACCGACACAGAAAGTGGTATATTTGCCTACGGACAAACTTTGTCGCAAAGAAATGATTTTCTGGCACACTACGGAGAATTAGACGAAAAGGTTTTGAAAAACTTCGGAATTAAGCAAAAAGTGTTTTATGCCGAAATAAATTGGCAAATGGTATTAAGCAAAGCTATATACGCCAAGCAATCTAAAATTACCTTATCTAAATATCCTATAGTTGAAAGAGACTTAGCATTTATTATCGATAAGAATATTAAATATTCCGATTTGGAGAATGCGGCGTTTAAACTCATTAAAAAACCTTTGTTAAAGGTGATTTTGTTTGACGTATACGAAGGTAAACAAATAGCTGACGATAAAAAATCGTATGCGCTTAGGTTTCAATTTATTAACGAAGAGAAAACCTTTACCGATTCGGAAATTGACGGATACATGGATTCGCTAATGAATATGTATCAGAAGCAGTACGGAGCCGTTATCCGAAAATAA